One part of the Arabidopsis thaliana chromosome 1 sequence genome encodes these proteins:
- a CDS encoding Threonyl-tRNA synthetase (Threonyl-tRNA synthetase; FUNCTIONS IN: nucleotide binding, aminoacyl-tRNA ligase activity, threonine-tRNA ligase activity, ATP binding; INVOLVED IN: threonyl-tRNA aminoacylation, translation, tRNA aminoacylation for protein translation; LOCATED IN: cytoplasm; EXPRESSED IN: inflorescence meristem, root, pedicel; EXPRESSED DURING: 4 anthesis; CONTAINS InterPro DOMAIN/s: Threonyl/alanyl tRNA synthetase, class II-like, putative editing domain (InterPro:IPR018163), Aminoacyl-tRNA synthetase, class II (G/ H/ P/ S), conserved domain (InterPro:IPR002314), Beta-grasp fold, ferredoxin-type (InterPro:IPR012675), Aminoacyl-tRNA synthetase, class II, conserved domain (InterPro:IPR006195), TGS-like (InterPro:IPR012676), TGS (InterPro:IPR004095), Anticodon-binding (InterPro:IPR004154), Threonyl-tRNA synthetase, class IIa, conserved region (InterPro:IPR018158); BEST Arabidopsis thaliana protein match is: Threonyl-tRNA synthetase (TAIR:AT5G26830.1); Has 16132 Blast hits to 11197 proteins in 2892 species: Archae - 329; Bacteria - 9775; Metazoa - 548; Fungi - 378; Plants - 140; Viruses - 0; Other Eukaryotes - 4962 (source: NCBI BLink).), which produces MANNHHPKDEAYLSSVIPKRIRLFEEIQAEQLEQLQSRPHDPIKITLLPDGIEKEGRRWETSPMDIAVQISKGLAKSALVSSVNHVLWDMNRPLEGDCSLEIFGFDSDQGRNTFWHSSAHILGQALEQEYGCKLCIGPCEPRDEGFYYDSLYYGELGLNDNHFPNIEAKLPIRMAEFGVLHRNEDSGALGGMTRVRRFVQDDAHIFCRVDQVEEEVKGVLDFIDYVYRIFGFTYELTLSTRPKDHIGDLETWAKAENDLEKALDDFGKPWVIKEGDGAFYGPKIDITVSDARNRKFQCATIQLDFQLPACFKLKYLSEKNEMEAPVMIHSAVLGSIERMFAILLEHYKGIWPFWLSPRQAIVCSLSEDCSSYAKQVQKQINEVGYYVDIDESDRSLRKKVADARDAPYNYILVVGQKEVATGQVTVRLREDPEGRKDLPEMSIESLLDEFKFKTVNFL; this is translated from the exons ATGGCGAATAATCATCATCCCAAGGATGAGGCTTATCTCTCATCCGTCATCCCCAAGCGTATCAGGCTCTTCGAGGAAATCCAAGCCGAGCAGCTTGAGCAGCTTCAATCTCGGCCACACGATCCAATCAA GATTACTCTTCTCCCCGACGGTATCGAGAAAGAAGGAAGGAGATGGGAGACCTCTCCAATGGACATCGCAGTGCAGATTTCTAAGGGTTTAGCAAAATCTGCTCTGGTTTCTTCGGTTAATCATGTCTTGTGGGACATGAATAGGCCCCTGGAAGGTGATTGTTCCTTAGAGATTTTCGGATTTGACAGCGACCAAGGCCGTAATACTTTCTGGCATTCTAGCGCCCACATTCTAGGCCAGGCTCTCGAGCAGGAGTATGGATGCAAGCTATGTATTGGACCCTGCGAACCCAGAGATGAA GGCTTCTATTACGATTCACTTTATTATGGCGAGCTGGGATTAAACGACAATCATTTTCCAAACATCGAAGCAA AATTACCCATTAGAATGGCCGAATTTGGAGTGTTACACCGAAATGAGGACAGTGGAGCACTTGGTGGAATGACCCGTGTCCGACGGTTTGTACAG GATGATGCACACATATTCTGTAGAGTGGATCAG GTTGAGGAAGAAGTGAAGGGTGTGTTGGATTTCATTGACTATGTTTACAGAATATTTGGGTTTACCTATGAACTAACGCTTTCAACG AGGCCAAAGGATCACATTGGAGATTTGGAAACATGGGCTAAAGCTGAAAATGATCTTGAAAAAGCTCTAGATGATTTTGGAAAGCCATGGGTT ATAAAGGAAGGAGACGGTGCATTTTATGGCCCAAAGATAGACATAACAGTGTCTGATGCCAGGAATAGGAAATTCCAGTGTGCTACTATACAG CTTGATTTTCAACTTCCGGCTTGCTTCAAACTGAAATACCTAAGTGAAAAAAACGAAATGGAGGCACCTGTGATGATACATAGTGCGGTGTTGGGATCTATTGAGCGTATGTTTGCCATATTGTTGGAACATTACAAAGGAATTTGGCCCTTCTGGCTTAGTCCCCGCCAGGCCATAGTTTGCTCTCTTTCAGAGGATTGTAGTTCCTATGCCAAACAG GTACAAAAACAGATTAATGAAGTCGGGTACTATGTTGATATTGATGAAAGTGACAGAAGCCTCCGTAAAAAG gTGGCAGATGCTCGGGATGCACCATACAACTACATACTGGTCGTAGGTCAAAAAGAGGTTGCAACTGGACAG GTGACAGTTCGGCTCAGAGAGGACCCTGAAGGCCGTAAAGACTTGCCAGAGATGAGCATCGAAAGTTTGCTTGATGAATTCAAGTTCAAGACAGTCAACTTCCTCTGA
- a CDS encoding Threonyl-tRNA synthetase, with product MANNHHPKDEAYLSSVIPKRIRLFEEIQAEQLEQLQSRPHDPIKITLLPDGIEKEGRRWETSPMDIAVQISKGLAKSALVSSVNHVLWDMNRPLEELPIRMAEFGVLHRNEDSGALGGMTRVRRFVQDDAHIFCRVDQVEEEVKGVLDFIDYVYRIFGFTYELTLSTRPKDHIGDLETWAKAENDLEKALDDFGKPWVIKEGDGAFYGPKIDITVSDARNRKFQCATIQLDFQLPACFKLKYLSEKNEMEAPVMIHSAVLGSIERMFAILLEHYKGIWPFWLSPRQAIVCSLSEDCSSYAKQVQKQINEVGYYVDIDESDRSLRKKVADARDAPYNYILVVGQKEVATGQVTVRLREDPEGRKDLPEMSIESLLDEFKFKTVNFL from the exons ATGGCGAATAATCATCATCCCAAGGATGAGGCTTATCTCTCATCCGTCATCCCCAAGCGTATCAGGCTCTTCGAGGAAATCCAAGCCGAGCAGCTTGAGCAGCTTCAATCTCGGCCACACGATCCAATCAA GATTACTCTTCTCCCCGACGGTATCGAGAAAGAAGGAAGGAGATGGGAGACCTCTCCAATGGACATCGCAGTGCAGATTTCTAAGGGTTTAGCAAAATCTGCTCTGGTTTCTTCGGTTAATCATGTCTTGTGGGACATGAATAGGCCCCTGGAAG AATTACCCATTAGAATGGCCGAATTTGGAGTGTTACACCGAAATGAGGACAGTGGAGCACTTGGTGGAATGACCCGTGTCCGACGGTTTGTACAG GATGATGCACACATATTCTGTAGAGTGGATCAG GTTGAGGAAGAAGTGAAGGGTGTGTTGGATTTCATTGACTATGTTTACAGAATATTTGGGTTTACCTATGAACTAACGCTTTCAACG AGGCCAAAGGATCACATTGGAGATTTGGAAACATGGGCTAAAGCTGAAAATGATCTTGAAAAAGCTCTAGATGATTTTGGAAAGCCATGGGTT ATAAAGGAAGGAGACGGTGCATTTTATGGCCCAAAGATAGACATAACAGTGTCTGATGCCAGGAATAGGAAATTCCAGTGTGCTACTATACAG CTTGATTTTCAACTTCCGGCTTGCTTCAAACTGAAATACCTAAGTGAAAAAAACGAAATGGAGGCACCTGTGATGATACATAGTGCGGTGTTGGGATCTATTGAGCGTATGTTTGCCATATTGTTGGAACATTACAAAGGAATTTGGCCCTTCTGGCTTAGTCCCCGCCAGGCCATAGTTTGCTCTCTTTCAGAGGATTGTAGTTCCTATGCCAAACAG GTACAAAAACAGATTAATGAAGTCGGGTACTATGTTGATATTGATGAAAGTGACAGAAGCCTCCGTAAAAAG gTGGCAGATGCTCGGGATGCACCATACAACTACATACTGGTCGTAGGTCAAAAAGAGGTTGCAACTGGACAG GTGACAGTTCGGCTCAGAGAGGACCCTGAAGGCCGTAAAGACTTGCCAGAGATGAGCATCGAAAGTTTGCTTGATGAATTCAAGTTCAAGACAGTCAACTTCCTCTGA
- a CDS encoding RING/U-box superfamily protein (RING/U-box superfamily protein; FUNCTIONS IN: zinc ion binding; EXPRESSED IN: 20 plant structures; EXPRESSED DURING: 13 growth stages; CONTAINS InterPro DOMAIN/s: Zinc finger, RING-type (InterPro:IPR001841), Zinc finger, C3HC4 RING-type (InterPro:IPR018957); BEST Arabidopsis thaliana protein match is: RING/U-box superfamily protein (TAIR:AT1G73760.1); Has 8802 Blast hits to 8789 proteins in 273 species: Archae - 0; Bacteria - 0; Metazoa - 2364; Fungi - 695; Plants - 4341; Viruses - 10; Other Eukaryotes - 1392 (source: NCBI BLink).), which translates to MSSTTIGEHIRLRRARNQTIRHLHAADDDPPLSHVVLPISQPNRFCNSAMSSFFPLPTSSSNESTRKKPYQTSSFRGMGCYAAAAAAAQEVSVPSVIRYSADLDARIRKDKKKKKHKHKKKKKKNKGSYEDGSIRILSEEARDVIDVWCRPGLGFSTDAVIGRSVDPPRGRNIPSSRRKIDVDNNNYNHTLGSSVLPIRFLNQETHSHDIFNSDSTFVTSSRAEPTMLSSRCRGHLPRSYPDDLTEMRMLQNGFVMGRITDSRDNYHELRLDVDSMSYEQLLELGDRIGYVNTGLKESEIHRCLGKIKPSVSHTLVDRKCSICQDEYEREDEVGELNCGHSFHVHCVKQWLSRKNACPVCKKAAYGKP; encoded by the exons ATGTCTTCTACAACAATCGGCGAGCACATCAGACTCCGACGAGctagaaaccaaacaatccgTCATCTCCACGCCGCCGACGATGATCCGCCGCTAAGCCACGTCGTTCTTCCGATTTCACAACCTAATCGCTTCTGTAACTCCGCAATGTCTTCCTTCTTTCCCCTCCCGACTTCCTCCTCCAACGAAAGCACGAGGAAGAAACCGTACCAAACGTCGTCGTTTCGAGGGATGGGTTGCTATGccgcagcagcagcagcagctcaAGAGGTTTCTGTTCCCTCCGTCATTCGCTACTCCGCGGATTTGGATGCCAGAATTagaaaagataagaagaagaagaagcataagcataagaaaaagaaaaagaagaataaaggaAGCTACGAAGATGGTTCGATTAGGATTTTAAGCGAAGAAGCTAGAGACGTTATTGATGTTTGGTGCAGACCTGGATTAGGCTTCTCCACGGATGCTGTAATTGGTCGATCGGTTGATCCTCCTCGGGGAAGGAATATTCCGTCGTCTCGTCGCAAAATTGATGTGGATAACAACAATTATAATCACACACTG GGTTCTTCTGTTCTTCCCATTCGGTTTCTCAATCAAGAAACTCATTCTCATGATATCTTCAACTCTGATTCTACTTTTGTGACATCATCACGCGCTGAACCAACGATGTTGTCAAGTAGATGTCGTGGCCATCTTCCACGCTCTTACCCTGATGATCTTACCGAG ATGAGGATGCTCCAGAATGGTTTTGTAATGGGAAGAATAACAGATTCCCGTGATAACTACCACGAATTGAGGCTCGATGTTGATAGCATGTCATACGAg CAACTTCTTGAGCTTGGTGATAGAATTGGTTATGTGAATACTGGACTAAAAGAAAGCGAGATACATCGTTGTCTTGGGAAAATCAAACCATCCGTATCACATACTCTTGTTGATAGAAAATGTAGCATCTGTCAG GATGAGTATGAGAGAGAGGATGAGGTTGGGGAATTGAACTGTGGACACAGCTTTCATGTCCATTGCGTGAAACAATGGCTTTCGAGGAAGAATGCTTGTCCGGTCTGTAAGAAGGCAGCATATGGCAAGCCTTAA
- a CDS encoding RING/U-box superfamily protein: protein MSSTTIGEHIRLRRARNQTIRHLHAADDDPPLSHVVLPISQPNRFCNSAMSSFFPLPTSSSNESTRKKPYQTSSFRGMGCYAAAAAAAQEVSVPSVIRYSADLDARIRKDKKKKKHKHKKKKKKNKGSYEDGSIRILSEEARDVIDVWCRPGLGFSTDAVIGRSVDPPRGRNIPSSRRKIDVDNNNYNHTLGSSVLPIRFLNQETHSHDIFNSDSTFVTSSRAEPTMLSSRCRGHLPRSYPDDLTEVECSCQIVALSFLHLVNVIDLTS, encoded by the exons ATGTCTTCTACAACAATCGGCGAGCACATCAGACTCCGACGAGctagaaaccaaacaatccgTCATCTCCACGCCGCCGACGATGATCCGCCGCTAAGCCACGTCGTTCTTCCGATTTCACAACCTAATCGCTTCTGTAACTCCGCAATGTCTTCCTTCTTTCCCCTCCCGACTTCCTCCTCCAACGAAAGCACGAGGAAGAAACCGTACCAAACGTCGTCGTTTCGAGGGATGGGTTGCTATGccgcagcagcagcagcagctcaAGAGGTTTCTGTTCCCTCCGTCATTCGCTACTCCGCGGATTTGGATGCCAGAATTagaaaagataagaagaagaagaagcataagcataagaaaaagaaaaagaagaataaaggaAGCTACGAAGATGGTTCGATTAGGATTTTAAGCGAAGAAGCTAGAGACGTTATTGATGTTTGGTGCAGACCTGGATTAGGCTTCTCCACGGATGCTGTAATTGGTCGATCGGTTGATCCTCCTCGGGGAAGGAATATTCCGTCGTCTCGTCGCAAAATTGATGTGGATAACAACAATTATAATCACACACTG GGTTCTTCTGTTCTTCCCATTCGGTTTCTCAATCAAGAAACTCATTCTCATGATATCTTCAACTCTGATTCTACTTTTGTGACATCATCACGCGCTGAACCAACGATGTTGTCAAGTAGATGTCGTGGCCATCTTCCACGCTCTTACCCTGATGATCTTACCGAGGTAGAATGTTCTTGCCAAATAGTTGCCTTGTCTTTCTTGCATCTGGTAAATGTTATAGATTTGACTTCTTAG
- the PAPS1 gene encoding poly(A) polymerase 1 (poly(A) polymerase 1 (PAPS1); CONTAINS InterPro DOMAIN/s: Poly(A) polymerase (InterPro:IPR014492), Poly(A) polymerase, central domain (InterPro:IPR007012), Nucleotidyltransferase, class I, C-terminal-like (InterPro:IPR011068), Poly(A) polymerase, RNA-binding domain (InterPro:IPR007010); BEST Arabidopsis thaliana protein match is: poly(A) polymerase 2 (TAIR:AT2G25850.4); Has 35333 Blast hits to 34131 proteins in 2444 species: Archae - 798; Bacteria - 22429; Metazoa - 974; Fungi - 991; Plants - 531; Viruses - 0; Other Eukaryotes - 9610 (source: NCBI BLink).): MLSEMPEVTELHPVPDAHVPLMGFKLNGVSIDLLYAQLPLWVIPEDLDLSQDSILQNADEQTVRSLNGCRVTDQILRLVPNIQNFRTTLRCMRFWAKRRGVYSNVSGFLGGINWALLVARICQLYPNALPNILVSRFFRVFYQWNWPNAIFLCSPDEGSLGLQVWDPRINPKDRLHIMPIITPAYPCMNSSYNVSESTLRIMKGEFQRGNEICEAMESNKADWDTLFEPFAFFEAYKNYLQIDISAANVDDLRKWKGWVESRLRQLTLKIERHFKMLHCHPHPHDFQDTSRPLHCSYFMGLQRKQGVPAAEGEQFDIRRTVEEFKHTVNAYTLWIPGMEISVGHIKRRSLPNFVFPGGVRPSHTSKGTWDSNRRSEHRNSSTSSAPAATTTTTEMSSESKAGSNSPVDGKKRKWGDSETLTDQPRNSKHIAVSVPVENCEGGSPNPSVGSICSSPMKDYCTNGKSEPISKDPPENVVAFSKDPPESLPIEKIATPQAHETEELEESFDFGNQVIEQISHKVAVLSATATIPPFEATSNGSPFPYEAVEELEVLPTRQPDAAHRPSVQQRKPIIKLSFTSLGKTNGK; the protein is encoded by the exons TCTACAGAATGCTGATGAGCAAACTGTTCGAAGTCTCAACGGTTGTAGAGTTACTGACCAAATCTTGCGTCTGGTTCCAAACATTCAG AATTTCAGAACAACATTAAGATGCATGAGATTTTGGGCCAAACGACGTGGAGTATACTCTAAT GTCTCGGGATTTCTTGGTGGTATAAACTGGGCATTGCTTGTAGCTCGGATATGTCAACTTTATCCTAACGCCCTCCCTAATATTTTAGTGTCTCGGTTCTTTAGGGTCTTCTATCAATGGAATTGGCCGAACgccatttttctttgttctccgGATGAAGGATCCCTTGGTCTTCAAGTTTGGGATCCTAGAATAAACCCAAAGGATCGGTTGCATATAATGCCCATCATTACTCCTGCTTATCCTTGTATGAACTCTAGTTACAATGTCTCTGAAAGTACATTGCGGATTATGAAAGGAGAGTTTCAGAGAGGAAACGAAATATGTGAG GCTATGGAATCAAACAAAGCTGACTGGGATACCCTTTTTGAGCCATTTGCATTCTTTGAAGCGTATAAAAACTATCTACAGATAGACATTTCTGCTGCAAATGTCGATGATCTAAGAAAATGGAAAGGCTGGGTTGAGTCACGCCTCCGCCAGCTCACACTGAAG ATCGAGAGACATTTTAAAATGCTTCATTGCCACCCTCATCCCCATGATTTTCAAGACACATCCCGGCCACTCCATTGCTCTTACTTCATGGGTCTGCAACGTAAACAAGGAGTTCCAGCAGCAGAAGGCGAGCAATTCGATATCAGAAGAACCGTTGAGGAGTTTAAACACACTGTCAACGCTTACACATTGTGGATTCCAGGGATGGAGATTAGTGTTGGCCATATAAAACGGAGAAGCTTACCTAATTTTGTGTTTCCTGGTGGAGTTAGACCTTCACATACCTCTAAAGGAACATGGGACAGCAATCGCCGTTCAGAGCACAGAAATTCTTCTACATCAAGTGCACCAGCTGCTACTACCACTACTACCGAAATGAGTTCTGAAAGTAAAGCTGGTTCTAACAGTCCAGTTGatgggaagaagagaaaatgggGAGATAGTGAAACACTCACCGATCAGCCAAGGAACTCTAAACACATTGCTGTTTCAGTGCCTGTAGAGAATTGTGAAGGCGGGAGTCCAAATCCATCTGTTGGATCAATTTGTTCAAGTCCTATGAAAGATTATTGTACAAACGGTAAATCTGAGCCTATTAGTAAGGATCCACCAGAAAATGTTGTTGCTTTCAGTAAGGATCCACCAGAGAGTCTTCCGATAGAAAAGATAGCCACTCCTCAAGCTCATGAAACTGAGGAGCTTgaagaaagttttgattttggaaaccAAGTGATTGAGCAGATATCTCATAAAGTTGCAGTCCTGTCTGCTACTGCAACTATACCTCCATTCGAAGCTACTTCAAATGGCTCTCCTTTCCCTTATGAAGCAGTGGAAGAACTTGag GTTCTTCCCACGCGACAGCCCGATGCGGCACATAGACCTTCAGTACAACAGCGAAAACCGATAATCAA ATTGAGCTTCACGTCTCTAGGCAAAACCAATGGCAAGTAA